Proteins from a single region of Puntigrus tetrazona isolate hp1 chromosome 2, ASM1883169v1, whole genome shotgun sequence:
- the buc gene encoding bucky ball, giving the protein MEGMNNTSQSMGVGQPHHPVNHTRPFFYVQPPSQPYFMYQWPMNPYGHYGFPGPAMHFGRPYMAPYQFMQYPGYVIPHAPMQPVDYRRINPHFPSVASYDLRVRQHFQHAGMHRETACSEVQTDPSDSVNKLIDKIESLKACEQGGDKGLNAVVSSTPDVVQGEKLTGLNEGSKLELDSQEDKEEQVNQVTRPTTYSDSAYDAESSQGRLDECVLSDVLPLDSSSVHEEEDANEDNEQQSIAEELCCQNGKPTTSATGNVFCSGIKSAADPTENLNFEKPGDEQVQNIAATDAAAVLEPLIKLSEDFDLQYQILRLPCNKATTGLSLEREIDPLVYFDSPTTLLPPQNYLSSIGGAYSYSYYPQVTQERQSVLSPSIDELSSRDEMFSTDVEDLDLVPGHVYVGGGRLAETSDVPVRSRKELLSVEKACSGCQKTCVCCGSSLQEEVGMCKMAERSHPERDEVSDQDCEYDLDAEVRSNCESPRVSKRKCCSRHALPSCGHHCAKHRHRKLLCEGQESCDLREQARVHPKGECCDEYGSLAKADKRIQKGALCRPCIEQQWRDGVVSDQETWVSCGAKPRAWRQVSGPQDQGRTPLRRPTCKTVHQQRPRSEYDETEFTYCQRGRGAMKKRGTRY; this is encoded by the exons ATGGAAG GAATGAACAACACTTCACAATCAATGGGAGTTGGACAACCTCACCATCCCGTAAACCACACCAGACCCTTTTTCTATGTTCAGCCACCATCTCAGCCTTATTTCATGTATCAGTGGCCCATGAATCCATATGGCCACTATGGCTTTCCCGGGCCAG CTATGCACTTCGGCCGTCCCTACATGGCCCCTTATCAGTTTATGCAATATCCTGGGTACGTGATCCCACATGCACCCATGCAGCCAGTTGATTACAGAAGAATCAATCCCCACTTCCCCTCTGTTGCATCCTATGATTTGCGTGTCCGCCAGCACTTTCAACATGCAGGGATGCATCGGGAGACTGCCTGTTCTGAGGTCCAAACAGATCCTAGTGATTCAGTCAACAAACTGATAGACAAAATTGAGAGTCTGAAGGCCTGTGAACAAGGTGGTGACAAGGGGCTTAATGCTGTGGTCTCCTCTACTCCTGATGTAGTGCAGGGAGAGAAACTAACTGGTTTAAATGAAGGCTCCAAGTTAGAGCTTGACTCTCAGGAAGATAAGGAGGAACAGGTTAATCAGGTCACAAGGCCCACGACCTACAGTGACTCAGCATACGATGCTGAATCTAGCCAGGGTAGACTGGATGAATGCGTGTTATCAGACGTGCTACCCCTTGACAGTTCCTCTGTCCATGAGGAAGAGGATGCCAATGAGGACAATGAGCAACAGAGTATTGCTGAAGAACTGTGCTGCCAAAATGGAAAGCCAACAACCAGTGCAACTGGCAATGTGTTCTGTAGTGGTATCAAAAGTGCTGCTGATCCAACAGAGAACCTGAATTTTGAGAAACCAGGTGATGAGCAGGTGCAGAATATAGCAGCTACTGATGCTGCTGCAGTTCTGGAGCCTCTTATAAAGCTCTCTGAAGACTTTGACCTGCAGTATCAAATCCTTCGCCTGCCCTGCAATAAGGCAACAACTGGCCTCAGTCTTGAACGAGAGATTGACCcacttgtttattttgattctcCAACTACTCTGTTGCCTCCACAAAACTATCTCTCTTCAATCGGTGGTGCATATTCCTACAGTTACTATCCTCAAGTGACCCAAGAGCGCCAGAGTGTCCTGAGTCCATCCATAGATGAGCTCTCTTCCAGAGACGAAATGTTCTCCACTGATGTTGAGGATCTCGATCTTGTTCCAGGGCATGTGTATGTCGGTGGCGGCAGGCTGGCTGAAACCAGTGACGTTCCTGTGCGCTCAAGAAAAGAGCTCTTGAGCGTGGAAAAAGCTTGCTCTGGCTGCCAGAAAACGTGCGTGTGCTGTGGCTCAAGCTTGCAGGAGGAGGTAGGAATGTGCAAAATGGCTGAACGCAGCCATCCTGAGAGGGATGAGGTGTCCGATCAAGATTGTGAGTATGACCTCGACGCAGAGGTGCGGAGTAACTGCGAGTCCCCGAGAGTGTCCAAGAGGAAGTGTTGCAGTAGGCATGCGCTGCCCTCTTGTGGGCATCACTGTGCCAAACACCGGCACAGGAAGCTGCTATGTGAAGGCCAAGAGAGCTGTGATCTACGCGAACAGGCTCGTGTTCATCCCAAAGGAGAGTGCTGTGATGAGTATGGCTCTCTGGCTAAAGCAGATAAGAGAATTCAAAAGGGAGCCTTGTGCAGACCTTGTATTG aacaaCAGTGGAGAGATGGTGTTGTCTCTGACCAAGAGACTTGGGTGAGCTGTGGTGCCAAACCAAGGGCTTGGAGGCAAGTTAGTGGACCTCAAGATCAAG GGAGAACCCCATTGAGAAGGCCAACTTGCAAGACAGTCCACCAGCAAAGGCCTAGAAGTGAATATGATGAGACTGAATTTACCTACTGCCAGAGAGGCAGAG GTGCCATGAAGAAAAGAGGCACAAGATACTAA
- the rnf152 gene encoding E3 ubiquitin-protein ligase rnf152 encodes MMDTLSQNSRLECQICFNYFSQWRRPKLLHCQHTCCSVCLSQMRLSQRELRCPWCRCVTQIPNGLSVSHLPDDPEVLSIISLSHSSEHTPIFIHLPNSSCYLLPVPLDTDEALLPGQPACRFVPKSVGGLNVSDGGSLGLGDDAGEEGMEEEEEEVEEVVAVKNTAWTGVCTVLLVAFILIFLLGIVLHNMSCVSKRFTIISCG; translated from the coding sequence ATGATGGACACCTTGTCCCAGAACTCCAGGCTTGAGTGCCAGATATGTTTCAACTACTTCAGCCAATGGCGCCGTCCTAAACTCCTGCACTGCCAGCATACCTGCTGCTCCGTGTGTCTGAGCCAGATGAGGCTCAGCCAGAGAGAGCTCCGCTGTCCTTGGTGTCGTTGCGTGACGCAGATCCCCAACGGACTTTCCGTTTCCCATCTTCCAGACGACCCGGAAGTACTTTCCATTATCAGTCTGTCACACTCCTCCGAACACACTCCCATCTTTATACACTTGCCCAACAGCAGCTGTTACCTGCTGCCCGTCCCTCTGGACACCGATGAGGCTTTGCTTCCCGGACAGCCGGCGTGCCGGTTTGTCCCTAAAAGTGTTGGGGGGTTAAACGTCTCTGACGGGGGGAGCCTCGGGCTGGGGGACGACGCAGGTGAGGAggggatggaggaggaggaggaggaggtggaggaggtggtggCGGTTAAAAACACGGCTTGGACGGGGGTTTGCACTGTGCTACTGGTggcattcattttgatttttttgcttgGGATCGTGTTGCATAACATGTCCTGCGTGTCCAAACGCTTCACTATTATTTCCTGCGGGTGA
- the gad3 gene encoding LOW QUALITY PROTEIN: glutamate decarboxylase 1 (The sequence of the model RefSeq protein was modified relative to this genomic sequence to represent the inferred CDS: inserted 1 base in 1 codon) → MRRSPGVIMELTQADRCHLDKSKQDTGSLGNTDDSLKFDSGRVAHDFSCIHGKDLLPAEDGEETTKHFLQELVNILLAYISKSLKCSSKVLDFHYPHQLKEGLEGFSLELPDQPDNLEQLLVDCRDTLKYGVKTGHPRFFNQLSTGLDIVGLAGEWLTSTANTNMFTYEISPVFILMEEVVLRKMHSIIGWPEEDGDGIFCPGGTMSNLYSVLLARFHLFPAVKTQGMSAIPRLALFTSSHSHYSIKKSAAVLGIGSENVIVVRCDERGKMISSELNSXIEAAKSKGLVPFYVNATAGTTVYGAFDPLNEIADICKKHGIWMHVDAAWGGGMLLSNKHRVKLQGIERAHSVTWNPHKMMGVPLQCSTILVKKKGLLQECNQLCAEYLFQPDKHYDVSYDTGDKSIQCGRHVDVFKLWLMWKAKGSEGFEAQINHCLENAEYLYYKLKRRTDFQLVFKGKPEHSNVCFWYLPKRLQSIPPGPERDRELHMVAPKIKTKMMEEGFTMIAYQPLEDKVNFFRCVFSNPATQREDVDFLIREIARLGCEL, encoded by the exons ATGAGAAG GTCTCCAGGAGTCATTATGGAGTTAACGCAAGCTGATAGGTGCCATTTAGACAAGAGCAAACAGGACACAGGTTCTTTAGGAAACACTGATGACAGCCTGAAATTTGATAGTGGGCGCGTAGCCCATGACTTCAGCTGCATCCACGGCAAAG attTGCTCCCTGCTGAGGATGGGGAGGAAACAACCAAGCATTTCCTCCAGGAGCTAGTAAACATCTTGCTGGCCTACATCAGTAAATCTCTCAAATGCAGCTCCAAAGTGCTGGATTTCCACTATCCTCACCAACTTAAGGAAGGCCTGGAGGGCTTCAGCCTGGAGCTCCCTGACCAACCAGATAACCTGGAACAGCTGTTGGTGGACTGTAGAGACACACTTAAATATGGAGTTAAAACAG GTCATCCAAGATTTTTTAACCAGCTGTCAACTGGACTTGACATCGTTGGTCTGGCAGGAGAATGGTTGACATCCACAGCAAATACGAACAT GTTCACTTATGAAATATCCCCGGTCTTTATACTCATGGAGGAGGTAGTTctgagaaaaatgcattcaattattGGATGGCCAGAGGAAGATGGAGATGGCATTTTTTGTCCTG GAGGCACCATGTCCAATCTGTACAGTGTGTTGTTGGCTAGATTTCATCTCTTTCCAGCAGTGAAGACCCAAGGGATGTCTGCGATACCTCGCTTGGCTCTGTTCACCTCCTCGCAC AGTCATTATTCAATCAAGAAGTCTGCAGCGGTTCTCGGCATCGGCTCTGAAAACGTTATAGTCGTCAGATGTGATGAAAG GGGGAAAATGATCTCATCGGAACTGAACT GCATAGAGGCAGCAAAGTCTAAG GGTCTGGTGCCATTCTATGTCAACGCAACTGCAGGAACCACAGTCTATGGAGCTTTTGACCCTCTGAACGAAATTGCAGACATCTGTAAAAAACATGGCATATGGATGCATGTGGAT GCTGCTTGGGGTGGAGGCATGCTTCTGTCCAACAAACATCGTGTGAAACTGCAAGGAATTGAAAG AGCCCATTCTGTGACCTGGAACCCCCACAAGATGATGGGCGTCCCATTGCAATGCTCAACCATTCTGGTGAAGAAAAAG GGCCTCCTGCAGGAATGTAATCAGCTGTGTGCCGAGTATCTCTTCCAACCTGACAAACACTACGATGTGTCCTACGACACCGGAGACAAAAGCATTCAGTGTGGACGGCACGTAGACGTCTTCAAACTCTGGCTCATGTGGAAGGCGAAG GGTTCCGAGGGTTTTGAAGCACAGATCAACCACTGCTTAGAAAATGCAGAGTATCTTTACTACAAGCTAAAAAGAAGAACAGACTTTCAGCTTGTATTCAAAGGAAAG CCCGAACACAGCAACGTCTGCTTTTGGTATCTTCCGAAACGACTGCAAAGCATTCCTCCAGGCCCAGAGCGAGACAGAGAACTTCACATG GTGGCTCCAAAAATCAAGACAAAGATGATGGAGGAAGGATTCACGATGATTGCCTATCAACCTCTGGAAGACAAAGTCAATTTTTTCCGCTGTGTTTTTTCCAACCCAGCCACTCAGAGAGAGGATGTGGACTTTCTAATACGAGAAATCGCTCGTCTGGGCTGTGAACTCTAG